ttttatgtttttatttattagttaCTTGGCAGATAAACACTTTATCAACAACATATTTAATTAGATTCCTATAGTAATTTAAATCTGACATGGGATCTTCTGTTGCAtattaaatacttttacttttgatgctttaagtatattttgctgGTAATGCatgcttttacttgtaatggagtatttttacattgttgtattgctatttttacttaagtacgtGATCTAAATACTGATTTTAAgttactttgttttttcttattGGTGACTATTTTAGTTATAAATAAATGATGTGCTGAGTCATAATCTTATATTGCCAGATAGACTGCTGGTGTAGTAAAAATGAAAAACGAATGGATACAGAACAGGTTTCAGACATACCCAACGTGAAATAATCAAGTGGTATGATGGGGACAGCAGGATGTGGGCCTGTGTGAGCAAATGCTCTGACCTCGCTGTGTAAAAGACGAGATAAGAGAATTCCCCCACTGCAGATCATGTTGCTTAACTATTTGTATGCGCAGAACAAGTGTAAGATAGATCATCAGATTCAGCGTGTgctctttgaaaaaaaaacttgagagaCTGTAGGCCATTATGTTCTGGAAATACGCAGTAACATTGGTGATTCTTCTTTGTGAGCTGGATAATGAGGCTGTTATGAGACTTCAGTGAGAGATAAATAATTATTGCCATTCTCACCTCAAAAATAACATGCTCAGGATTGAAGTGCTTTTTGCTCATGCCACCATAAGCCACTAAAATCTACTCTGACTGCTTGGTGTAACTTCATTCATATAAAGCACAAACCAGGCTTTTAATTCATGATGCTCCTGTCTCTTTCAGCATCTTTTGGCTGTCGCAACTACTCTCTGGCAGAAAACGAGACCTGCACCAATGCTAGCTGCTCAGGTAAGTCAAACAGTCTAGTGGTTCTAAATATCATGCCGGGAATTAACATTTTATATTGACATGTTCTTTTAGGCCATTAGACTCTATATTTGTatacaaagaaaaacatgaaatgaTCTGCAGATTCTGTTTGGGTTTAGCTACGCTCTAACTGAGGTGTCAGTTAATGATCAGTCTCAGCACTTTGTCCTCTGTCGCTTTTGTTTGCGTCCAAAAGACTTGGCTAGGTATAAAACATCAATCTCACCTGCCCAACAGATATGATGAGAGAGTGTTGTGTTCTTTCTGGCCATTGTTGTTTGCGTTGTCTCTCTTCTGCTTTCCCCCTTTCACCCTGTCTTGATGTTTGTTCCCTGTCCAACTGTTGGACCCACAGCTCCACCCCTTCCCTCTACAGTCTCCCCTACCGCTGTTGTCCCCAGCACCTCCACTAACGGCAGCAGCCTTCAACCCACCCCAGGTAACCAGTCCTGAAAAACCTCAGCTACTGCTTAGTCTGTGTTGTCCAGCATATAAGGTTTGAAGTGGTCTTGTTAATAGTTTTAATGAGATCTcctaaaggtccaatgtgtaggaatttctcccatttagtgttgagatcatatatcgcaatcaactctctcttgccacgcagttcaaagtatgtATTGCAgttacggtagccttcacgcttcaaaaagcgaaGGTGTACCAAAAGGCTGTCTATCAGCTGTGGTTGTtggagtgcatgtcggagagtAGCGCGGACGAGCGCTTCACACCACGAGTCGGCACGCACGCCACCCGccggaaaggagagagaaagaaaaggaggctGCAGTGGTCCGGAGGATAATTAACTAGTTGGGATTTGGTGTGTGCGTCCAAAGCAGCTCCaatgttcactttttttttttttctgatgatgccagtctcttgctcttttcaatatccgttttcttattctgggcgaagaagaagactcctgttcctgaaatttggattttgaatacgtgtggtcctccatgtttccttcttcaaacttgccggggccgggaagctacgatacccattagcagcagctgtgagtcgaaaacgcaaaaggcggagcagtatagcctgtatgtcccttaccggctaacgtatttcaagatggtgcatgaatatggagcgtctaccccagttcatgcaagcgcaaatgtaaaatttcaagccaataggaatacttggaattgatggtggtggtaaatattcatgaaaaaggacaagtttgtgaacgggcaataCAAATTTTGATGATTAACAACTTCAaacattacacactggacctttttaAAGTTGTAATCTTTAAGAATTTCATGATATCAAACCCTGTTTTTGACACTACAGTATTTATTGTTTGCGGTTTTTCAGCAGGAGCCATTCAGTAATTACCTCTCCACATAGTTTTCATTGTTAGTAGCGGAGTCTGCGAGGGATTCACAGGAACCGATGCAGCATGTAATCCAAcgttaatgttttaatttcaaCTCACTGATAACAGCCTCACTGTTTACTGTTCAGTTACTATTAATGCAAACCCAACACtttactgctgctgcttcacattaaaagacCTCAAACACAGGGAGGCTTTTATTGTAAAGCCggtagatatttttttttcttttggcaaGGGACTAATGAAACAAGAGGGAGCAGCCACAGTGAGCGGTTAGATGAAGACAGGCAACAGGGTGCACACCTCCAACCGACTTCTTTATTGAAACCTGTTTCTTTGGCTGTACTGTAAACTGACACACCAGTATCTGTATTCCTGACAAAGTATCCGCTCAAGGAGTGTTTGCTTTAGTATTAAACCACGCTTACTAATGCCATGATTAACCGCAGGGGTCTGCAAATCAACCAGGACTGAAATCTTGAAAGTGTGTTCACGCAGTCTGCGTTTTGTGCGAATTGTGTGCCACGATAACATACAAATCCAATGCAAAAGCACGAATTGATGAAGATGAAGCAAATTTAAGGTGGGCGAAGCAAATTATGCAAATGGCGCTACACGAACACGGAAAATTTTGGTCATTCTCATATCCGCGTGagttaaaatattttaactCGAGCAATAAAACTTGTGCAAGTAATGCGACATGAAATAAATTTGTGCAGCCGGTGTGAACACAACATAGGGATTACAAGTTAACCAGTGTAAAGGCTAATGGACGTGTTCCTACTGTGACCCTACCACAGGCAATTCAACCATTATTCCCACCCCTGCCCCCACTCATAGTGGAAACAGCTCCGTCCCTACTGCTCCATCCTCTACTTCAGGTACTGTAAACCTGACATTGTGATGGAGCAAGAACATTTTTAATCTGCCCTGCCATGTACATAAACAAGAATAACGTATCTCCATTTTCCTTTTCCTCTGCCCTTTGTCACAGCTGGAAACAGCACAGGTACCACACCAACTTCCCCTTCTCCTGCCCCTCAGAAGAACACCTTCGACGCTGCAAGCTTCATTGGTGGAATAGTGCTGGTCTTGGGCCTGCAGGCTGTGATCTTCTTCCTCTACAAGTTCTGCAAGTCCAAGGACCGCAACTACCACACCCTTTGAAGCAGCCAAACTTTTTGATCCACATCACTCAACCAATCCCCACCAACTAGAAACTTCCAGAGAGGACTCCCCACTCGGCACACACTCATCATGACGGACTCAAACACTGTTTTCAAGCAGGTTTTCTAGATCTTTGATGTTTGTGCCACTTGTGGTTTAGACCGGCATTAGCCCTGCTGTTGAAGTCTGTATTAGGCACACACGCAGGCCTGTTGTGCATGATAATTCCACTAGAACAACTAAGCAGATCTCCTGTAATATGGCATTTTAAGCCTTAAGCATATGTATTAAATCATCTGGAAGCTACTCCCACCTCCATCATGCCATTAGTCATTTTGCGAAAACCGCTGCGAATTGAGGTGGAACGTGTTATTTACAGCCCCTCTCCTCATGGCTTGCTCAATTAAATACACCACATGAGAGTTTAAGAATTAGTCATGTACACAGAGTAGCTTTCCTGTTGATACTTGGGAGTAGTACAGCTGCAAACTGGTAGCATTTACATCATTGTTTTGATTTGGAAACACTGTTTGAGTTCACAGCTATTCTTAAAAGTGATGACTGATGATTCAGTATTGCTTTTAGCCTGTTCAATCGTGGGCAGGTTCCCTCTTCCCCCATGCAGCTGTACCATGTATATGTGTTCATAGATTATGTAAAAGTGGTGGGGTTACTTACGAGGGAATAAAAGCAACGCCCAATCATCTGATGTcagacttgaaaaaaaaaatagccattTTTGGTGTCTCCCTTGGCAGTGCGGTGCGATTTCTGCTGTTGACTTCCCTGGGGGAAATCCTTTAATCAATACTAGTTGTAAAAAATCAACTCCTAGTAGAGCAGCTAAatgcaataaataaaatacagtatcAAGTTAATTTGATCAGCTGGCCATTTGCCACCCATTTATCTGAGGAAGTCCAAAAAAGCCCtgtgggtcaaaattaaagattgtagaatatttcaaaaatattaataattcaATTGTTTTAATAGTGTATAATATAGAGAATGCGGGGGGatagaaaagaaaatgacatgCACTTTCTTGATGTGGACAGTGATAGCAGTGAAGTGCCTTTAATGTCCAGTTTGACTTAAAGAGAGAATGGTGAAACGGAAGCGGATGAGTCTTTTCTTCCTAGTTGAGGCCCAAGTGTTATCATAAGTTTGTTTGTAAGAAAGAAACGGTATCGCAGTGCTGATATTGGTGAGAACCGTAGTATCCCAGCTGGACTGAATAgccttttattgtgaaaaatacAGTAGATAGTTGTCACTTGAGGGCCTTGATCAGTCAAGATTGAAGTTTTCCCTATAAGTAGAGGTCTTCTCACTGGTAACTTTGTATAAATGGAATAATTTAAAGTAGCTCTCCCTTTTGTAGCGCCCAATACGACCCCCAAAATTTCCTCCCACCTCACTATTTATGTTTCAGAACTCAGTTGTAAATTGTGTTGaattataaaaacaacaatgagCTGGCAGGAAATTTTGGACCGCTGTTAGGTGCTATAAATCAGGGaatgtaactttaaaaaaaaatggcaaacatATTGGGCTTAATTTAAAAACTGAGTATTGGGGAGAGTGCATTGAGTTAAAAATGTTAGGACTGTTTGAGTGCTGGTTTGGTCAAATGAGCATTGCTCCTCTGATTTCTGACTGAAATGAGAGGATTGTGAATGAAGTGTGgaactgcaacaacaaagcagctGTGCTAAAGCTCAAGTCAAGTTCTCTAATTAGCTTGCTGCTAACTGtgtgatgttatttttttttccattttgtccTTCCTGTACATAGCCATATCTGGTTTTCTTCATCTTCTAGGTTTTGACTTGACGAAAGGCTAAATGAAGGAGTGTTTATCAGTACGTTTTGCTTGTAGCGGCTTGTTCAGTGTCAACGATGTTTTgttaaatgcctttttttcttattgCATGCTGGATGCTTGGAGTTGTGATTTTTCCTCCCATTGCATATGCTCTTAAGGATTTAGACACTTAAAAACCACTTGATTATTTGTAATTAGCCCATATGCTAGTTGAAAGAATGCCTTGAAACTGTGTGCATTGAGCCAAAGTCCTCAGTTTTGGCATGGAAATTGAGCATTGCATTGACAAGCtttgttttgtaatttttgtctttgtaaatgttttcatagttcagcccaaaaaaaaatctgatgctTGTATAAATACTCAGTCTTGAATATTTACTAGATAATGGATGAATAATCTTGTTTTTATGACCACGAATAGTAAGAAATacattagtttttttcttctttttgcttTGGCTTTTATTATTTAGGATTACACGTTTCCTGCTGCTTACCATAAACACGCCTTTTAACCTAGTCACCTGGTGGCATTAGGCTACAACCCAAAGACCCAACTATGGCGAGAAAGCTCCAGAGTTTTGACTTAGCTGCATTAATTTGTGCATTCTCTGCATGCGGAGAGCCTTCGCCCAAATTTTGAGAAATATATGAGTTTTATTCACAGCTGTTGAGTGGCATGCTGTGTAACCATTGAATCCAGTCAGAGTGCTCTCTGCTTTCGTCATGGTAGCTGCATTCCTTAAGAACACAGCATCCCGTGTTGACATCGTGGTGTTGATACCAATAGATGCCCATTGTGTTGCCTCTCTGCAGCTTCTCCTACAAGTTACTAACTCAGTCCGTGCAACTCTTAAGGAAAAGTGCCTTATTCAGTTAATCCATATATAGTTGTAGTTTATGCAACGATATGCCACACCTATTCAATTTCAATGTGACTCAGCACTTTCAGACCCCTGCAAAGTGGTTTTCTGTATGGTATTCCACTTTTAATGTCTTTTGTCATTCTCAGCCTTAACTTCTTGATCAAACCCACAGAGCATTTGCTAGTGACAAGCTGTCCAGGCAAATATTAGTCTGCTTTTGtttgaaaagtgtgtttgttagATGCTATGTTGTAAATTTCATTAGCATTTAAGTGCCTacattttaaccaatcacacaaTAGAATTATAGTGGTTTAAATGCTGGTGAAATGGCTATAACCAGCTAATGAATAGCACAGTTTTCAACTAGATGAAGCCTGGACAACTTCTCACCATCACATTGTAATAGAATAACTTACCAGTAATGTTGTAACCACAGCCACATATCTCTAGTGTTCTTTACTGCAACATTTCTTCCATAATGTAAACAGTTATTGGATGACTTGAAGTCCACTTTGGTtgtaattttgcagtgtttcattGAATGACTTGTTTTCTGTCCAATAGGATTTTAAATTTGCATGGAGGACTTGTTAGAGGACTTGTTAGTTTTCAGCCTTGCAGTGTTCAATTCCAAGAGTAAAAACCTTCTTGATTCCCTCCTTTTTCCCAGCATTATTTCTATGTTGTAGtgccatattttttttaaccttttgtgTTAGAGGCCATCAGGCTTGTAGGTACGATATTTCTTTCTGGCTTTGCTTCCACCCCACTTTGACACACTTGCACACTTTGCGATGGTGAGTTGTCTGAGTACAGAGCTTTCCTCCTGAAAGAAAGACAGGTTGTTGATGGTGGCAGCCACATTCACCAACAGTTCCGCGCTTTCCAGCACAGACCtcagctctgacacacacacacacacacacacacacacacacacacacacacacacacacacacacacacacacacacacacacacttgcaggtGCCACAAAGCCTCCTGAAATGTTTTGTGCTTCTTATTTTTCtctcaaacatttttattttgtgcctTGTTTTCTAGTGTTGCCTTTAGTTTCACGGTGTAAAGCCAATAAAGTTTGAATATTGTTAAACAAATCACTGTATTTACCTTTCATTGGGCAGCAGTGCTGACGTTTCTTGGAGCTGGTAATTTACATGACAAATCACAAGTGGGACGATGATACACACAGCCAGATCTCAGCTCTCGGCTCCATCGCCATGGTTACAATTGAACAGCTAGTTGCCTAGACAACAAAAGGTATCAAGTTcaggcttttgtgtgtgtgtgtgtgtgtgtgtgtgtgtgtgtgtgtgtggctaacGCTACAAGTTCTCTTGTAAGAAAAGCGGTGCTGAATAAAACCATTTCATCAAATCATATTTACAGTATCTAAATATTTTCTCCAAATTCAGCATTTACCCATGTAATCTGGATTTGGCAGTAGATATATTTCTAGGTGTATTTAGTTACTTTTTGACAGGACCAGGCTTACCGCCAGCTAGGGGTTTCCATTCgttatgctaggctaagctaaatGGCTGctggtagcttcatatttagcatacagagAGTGGTATCTCATTTAACTCTGGCAAGAAAGCAAACGAGCCTATTTACCAAAATAAACTATTTATAAACTGACCATTTATTCTTTTAATATCTTGAgctgcgactattatcgccatcacacccccaaacgtccccgtcagacaccgcctaccaagagtctgggtctgccgaggtttcttcctaaaagggagttttttctcgccactgtcgcaatagccactgctaatgcttgctcttgagggaattactgtaattgttggggctttgtaaattatagagtgtggtctagacctactctatctgtaaagtgtcttgagataactccgttatgatttgatactataaataaaattgaattgaattgagctTGCTAAGGGACTTTGTTTCAcccatataaataaaatgagagAACAGACATTCCCATTCAAATCAACAAAGCAGGATGGTCAGAGGGTCGGGCATCTTTATGTGTACTGTTGCCTCgttattatgaatcccactgcTTTACTTGGCAAGACAAGCCCTGCATAGCACTCAAGCGCTAagattggccaggcgtccatgctcacgtgttcaggtcctatcccctgaccagtGGGctatcctaaccctaaccactcCAGGTCAGTGCCTAACCTCAACCTCAACCAGCAGACGAACTCATTTGTTTTCTATGGTCAATGCACAGTGCTAAGtgccattttcatttaaactagTCAAATGACCATGGCAAACAGTT
This genomic window from Perca flavescens isolate YP-PL-M2 chromosome 18, PFLA_1.0, whole genome shotgun sequence contains:
- the cd164 gene encoding sialomucin core protein 24, whose translation is MYLKVVFFTVFLALIGASAATDSDNCASLSCASCETTSGCLWVNCTESSFGCRNYSLAENETCTNASCSAPPLPSTVSPTAVVPSTSTNGSSLQPTPGNSTIIPTPAPTHSGNSSVPTAPSSTSAGNSTGTTPTSPSPAPQKNTFDAASFIGGIVLVLGLQAVIFFLYKFCKSKDRNYHTL